Proteins encoded in a region of the Geobacillus genomosp. 3 genome:
- a CDS encoding TrmH family RNA methyltransferase, giving the protein MKRIESPKNARVKQWKKLLTKKGRDETGWFWLEGFHLVEEAVKSNAPLVELIVDEQTAVPPGWNVGDVPVAVVTEAVMKAVSSTETPQGIAAVCRQLPAELDGVKTALLIDAVQDPGNLGTMIRTADAAGIDAVILGEGCADLYNPKVVRATQGSLFHLPVVKGDLAQWIARFKERGIPVYGTALENAADYRTVRPSSSFALLVGNEGSGVRREWLEMTTENIYIPIYGQAESLNVAVAAGILLYSLRAMR; this is encoded by the coding sequence GTGAAGCGGATCGAATCGCCGAAAAACGCACGCGTGAAGCAGTGGAAAAAGCTGTTGACGAAAAAAGGGCGCGATGAGACCGGGTGGTTTTGGCTCGAAGGATTTCATCTTGTCGAAGAGGCGGTCAAAAGCAACGCCCCTCTTGTCGAACTGATCGTCGATGAGCAAACAGCCGTCCCGCCCGGCTGGAACGTTGGAGACGTCCCGGTTGCGGTCGTGACCGAAGCGGTGATGAAGGCCGTCAGCAGCACGGAAACGCCGCAAGGCATCGCCGCGGTGTGCCGCCAGTTGCCAGCCGAGCTTGACGGCGTGAAGACCGCCTTGCTCATTGACGCCGTGCAAGACCCGGGCAACCTCGGGACGATGATTCGCACCGCCGACGCCGCCGGGATCGACGCCGTCATCCTTGGCGAAGGGTGCGCCGACTTGTACAATCCGAAGGTCGTGCGAGCGACGCAAGGGTCGCTGTTTCACCTTCCGGTTGTCAAAGGCGACCTGGCGCAATGGATCGCGCGTTTCAAGGAGCGGGGCATTCCGGTGTACGGCACCGCCCTGGAGAACGCCGCCGATTACCGCACTGTTCGTCCATCGTCCTCATTCGCCTTGCTCGTCGGCAATGAAGGAAGCGGCGTCCGGCGCGAGTGGCTTGAGATGACGACGGAAAACATCTATATCCCGATCTACGGCCAAGCCGAATCGCTCAACGTCGCCGTCGCCGCTGGAATTTTGCTTTATTCGCTGCGGGCGATGAGGTAA
- a CDS encoding MarR family winged helix-turn-helix transcriptional regulator yields the protein MPGRTIDEWIDRYLSVSFLVMKRGAALVKDSLCEEMTHDQYYLLRYIRRRGTCTSTELAAMFGVNKSAVTAMTNRLVDKGWLRRDRDENDRRVIVLSLTEQGEAWITEMDRSVYRLVEEVIARFPEEEIETFIRTYERLARVLQEVEEAK from the coding sequence ATGCCGGGACGAACCATCGACGAATGGATTGACCGTTATTTGTCCGTCTCGTTTCTTGTGATGAAACGGGGGGCGGCGCTTGTCAAAGACAGCCTTTGCGAAGAGATGACGCACGACCAATATTATTTGCTTCGCTACATCCGCCGGCGGGGGACGTGCACGTCAACGGAGCTCGCGGCGATGTTCGGCGTCAACAAAAGCGCGGTGACGGCGATGACGAACCGCCTCGTCGACAAAGGCTGGCTGCGCCGCGACCGTGACGAAAACGACCGGCGCGTCATCGTCTTATCGCTGACGGAACAAGGGGAAGCGTGGATCACAGAGATGGACCGCAGCGTCTATCGGCTCGTCGAAGAGGTGATCGCCCGCTTTCCGGAAGAGGAAATTGAAACGTTCATCCGCACGTATGAACGGTTGGCCCGCGTGCTGCAGGAGGTGGAGGAAGCGAAATGA
- the pheS gene encoding phenylalanine--tRNA ligase subunit alpha, with the protein MKERLHELKREALEQIGQARDLKALNDVRVAYLGKKGPITEVLRGMGALPPEERPKLGALANEVREAIQQALEAKQAQLEEEEVERKLAAEAIDVTLPGRPVRLGNPHPLTRVIEEIEDLFIGMGYTIAEGPEVETDYYNFEALNLPKGHPARDMQDSFYITDEILLRTHTSPMQARTMENHRGRGPVKIICPGKVYRRDTDDATHSHQFTQIEGLVVDRNIRMSDLKGTLREFARKLFGEGRDIRFRPSFFPFTEPSVEVDVSCFRCEGRGCGVCKGTGWIEILGAGMVHPNVLEMAGFDSKTYTGFAFGMGPERIAMLKYGIDDIRHFYQNDLRFLRQFLRV; encoded by the coding sequence GTGAAAGAACGGCTGCACGAGCTGAAACGCGAGGCGCTTGAACAAATCGGCCAAGCCCGTGACTTAAAAGCGCTCAACGATGTGCGCGTCGCCTATTTGGGCAAAAAAGGGCCGATTACTGAAGTGTTGCGCGGCATGGGGGCGCTGCCGCCCGAGGAGCGCCCGAAACTCGGGGCGCTGGCCAACGAAGTGAGAGAGGCGATCCAACAGGCGCTGGAAGCGAAACAAGCGCAACTCGAAGAGGAGGAAGTCGAGCGCAAATTAGCCGCCGAAGCGATCGATGTGACGCTGCCCGGCCGGCCGGTGCGTCTCGGCAACCCGCATCCGCTCACACGCGTCATTGAAGAAATTGAAGATTTGTTTATCGGCATGGGCTATACGATCGCCGAAGGGCCGGAAGTCGAGACCGACTATTACAACTTTGAGGCGCTCAACTTGCCGAAAGGACACCCGGCCCGCGACATGCAAGATTCGTTTTACATCACCGACGAGATTTTGCTTCGCACCCACACATCGCCGATGCAGGCGCGGACGATGGAGAACCACCGCGGGCGCGGCCCGGTGAAAATCATTTGCCCGGGCAAAGTGTACCGCCGCGACACCGATGATGCGACGCATTCGCACCAGTTTACGCAAATTGAAGGGCTGGTCGTTGACCGGAACATTCGGATGAGCGATTTGAAAGGGACGCTGCGCGAATTCGCCCGCAAGCTGTTTGGCGAAGGGCGCGACATCCGCTTCCGGCCGAGCTTTTTCCCGTTCACCGAGCCGTCGGTCGAAGTCGACGTGTCTTGCTTCCGTTGCGAAGGGCGGGGCTGTGGCGTCTGCAAAGGCACGGGCTGGATTGAAATTTTAGGCGCCGGCATGGTGCACCCGAACGTGCTCGAGATGGCCGGCTTTGATTCGAAAACATACACCGGCTTTGCGTTCGGCATGGGGCCGGAACGGATCGCGATGCTGAAGTACGGCATTGATGACATCCGCCATTTCTATCAAAACGATCTACGTTTCTTGCGGCAATTTTTGCGTGTGTAA
- the pheT gene encoding phenylalanine--tRNA ligase subunit beta — MLVSYRWLSEYVDLTGVTAKELAERITKSGIEVERVEALDRGMNGVVIGHVLECEPHPNADKLRKCLVDLGEGEPVQIICGAPNVAKGQKVAVAKVGAVLPGNFKIKRAKLRGEESNGMICSLQELGVEAKVVPKEYADGIFVFPSDAPVGADAIEWLGLRDEVLELSLTPNRADCLSMIGVAYEAAAILGREVKLPEAAVKETNENVHDYISVRVEAPEDNPLYAGRIVKNVQIGPSPLWMQARLMAAGIRPHNNVVDITNYILLEYGQPLHAFDYDRLGSQEIVVRRAKAGETIVTLDDVERKLTEDHLVITNGREPVALAGVMGGADSEVRDDTKAVFIEAAYFTSPVIRQAVKDHGLRSEASTRFEKGIDPARTKEALERAAALMAEYAGGEVVGGVVEASVWREEPVAVTVTLERINGVLGTAITKEEVAAILSNLQFPFTEDNGTFTVHVPSRRRDIAIEEDIIEEVARLYGYDHLPSTLPVAEAKPGGLTPYQAKRRRVRRYLEGAGLFQAITYSLTSPDQAARFALEEADPIRLALPMSEERSVLRQSLIPHLLEAASYNRARQVENVALYEIGSVYLSRGENVQPAEKERLAGVLTGLWHAHLWQGEKKAADFYVAKGILDGLFDLLGLAARIEYKPAKRADLHPGRTADIVLDGTVIGFVGQLHPAVQKEWDLKETYVFELALAELLNAESEAIRYEPIPRFPSVVRDIALVVDETIEADALKRAIAEAGKPLVKDVSLFDVYQGDRLPDGKKSLAFSLRFYDPERTLTDEEVAAVYERVLAAVEKQFGAVLRG; from the coding sequence ATGCTCGTGTCTTACCGTTGGCTGAGCGAGTACGTCGATTTGACGGGCGTCACCGCCAAAGAGCTCGCCGAACGCATCACGAAAAGCGGCATTGAAGTTGAGCGGGTCGAGGCGCTCGACCGCGGGATGAACGGCGTCGTCATCGGCCATGTGCTCGAATGCGAGCCGCATCCGAACGCCGATAAACTGCGGAAATGCCTCGTTGACCTTGGCGAAGGCGAGCCGGTGCAAATCATTTGCGGCGCCCCGAACGTCGCCAAAGGGCAAAAAGTTGCCGTCGCCAAAGTCGGGGCGGTGCTGCCGGGCAACTTTAAAATCAAACGGGCGAAGCTGCGCGGGGAAGAATCGAACGGCATGATTTGTTCGCTGCAAGAGCTTGGCGTCGAGGCGAAAGTCGTGCCGAAAGAGTATGCGGACGGCATTTTCGTCTTCCCGAGCGACGCGCCGGTCGGCGCCGATGCCATCGAGTGGCTCGGCTTGCGCGATGAAGTGCTCGAGCTTTCGTTAACGCCCAACCGCGCCGACTGTTTAAGCATGATCGGCGTCGCCTATGAAGCGGCCGCCATTCTCGGCCGTGAAGTCAAGCTGCCGGAAGCGGCGGTCAAGGAAACGAACGAAAACGTTCACGACTATATTTCGGTGCGCGTTGAGGCGCCGGAAGACAACCCGCTTTATGCCGGGCGGATCGTGAAAAACGTCCAGATCGGCCCGTCGCCGCTTTGGATGCAGGCGCGTTTGATGGCGGCCGGCATTCGCCCGCACAACAACGTCGTTGACATTACGAACTACATTTTGCTTGAGTACGGCCAGCCGCTGCACGCGTTTGACTACGACCGCCTCGGTTCGCAGGAAATTGTCGTCCGGCGGGCGAAGGCAGGCGAAACGATCGTCACGCTCGATGATGTCGAGCGGAAGCTGACCGAAGACCATCTTGTCATCACGAACGGCCGCGAGCCGGTCGCCTTAGCCGGCGTGATGGGCGGGGCGGATTCGGAAGTGCGCGATGATACGAAAGCCGTGTTCATTGAAGCGGCGTATTTCACGAGCCCGGTCATCCGCCAAGCCGTGAAAGACCACGGACTGCGCAGCGAAGCGAGCACCCGGTTTGAAAAAGGCATCGATCCGGCGCGGACGAAAGAAGCGCTCGAGCGCGCCGCGGCGTTGATGGCCGAATACGCCGGCGGCGAGGTCGTCGGCGGCGTCGTGGAAGCGAGCGTGTGGCGTGAGGAGCCGGTGGCGGTGACGGTCACGCTTGAACGCATCAACGGTGTCCTCGGCACGGCGATTACGAAAGAGGAAGTGGCCGCGATTTTGTCGAACTTGCAATTTCCGTTTACAGAAGACAACGGAACGTTTACGGTTCATGTCCCGTCGCGCCGGCGCGACATTGCGATTGAAGAAGATATCATCGAGGAAGTCGCCCGTTTGTACGGCTACGATCATTTGCCGTCGACGTTGCCGGTGGCCGAGGCGAAACCGGGCGGGCTCACCCCGTACCAGGCGAAGCGCCGCCGCGTTCGCCGCTATTTGGAAGGGGCCGGCTTGTTTCAGGCGATCACGTATTCGTTGACGAGCCCGGATCAAGCGGCGCGTTTTGCGTTGGAGGAGGCTGACCCGATCCGTCTCGCGCTGCCGATGAGCGAAGAGCGGAGCGTTTTGCGGCAAAGCTTGATTCCGCATTTGCTTGAAGCGGCGAGCTACAACCGCGCCCGCCAAGTCGAGAACGTCGCCTTGTATGAAATCGGCTCCGTCTATTTGTCTCGCGGGGAAAACGTCCAACCGGCGGAAAAAGAGCGGCTCGCCGGCGTTCTCACCGGCTTATGGCACGCCCATTTATGGCAAGGCGAGAAAAAGGCGGCTGACTTTTATGTCGCCAAAGGCATTTTGGACGGCTTGTTCGACTTGCTTGGACTCGCCGCCCGCATCGAATACAAGCCGGCCAAGCGCGCCGATTTGCATCCCGGGCGGACGGCGGACATCGTGCTTGACGGAACGGTCATCGGCTTTGTCGGCCAGCTCCATCCGGCCGTGCAAAAAGAGTGGGACTTAAAGGAAACGTACGTCTTTGAACTCGCCTTGGCCGAGCTGTTGAATGCCGAAAGTGAAGCGATCCGCTACGAGCCGATTCCGCGCTTCCCGTCGGTCGTGCGCGACATCGCGTTGGTCGTCGATGAAACCATCGAAGCCGACGCCTTGAAGCGGGCGATCGCCGAAGCCGGAAAGCCGCTCGTCAAAGACGTCTCCCTCTTTGACGTCTACCAAGGCGACCGCCTGCCGGACGGGAAAAAATCGCTCGCCTTCTCGCTCCGCTTCTACGATCCGGAGCGGACGCTCACGGACGAAGAGGTGGCCGCCGTCTACGAGCGGGTGCTCGCCGCGGTCGAGAAGCAGTTTGGCGCGGTGCTGCGCGGGTGA
- a CDS encoding fluoride efflux transporter FluC, which yields MVYLAVGIAGMIGALVRYGLGLVVPAAHGFPFATLVINWTGSFSLSWLTVVFTRRPAWPPWLKTAVTTGFVGSYTTFSTLSVECVELLEHRQWGAAAVYIAASLFGGLFAAWAGCAAAHLKRKEEMA from the coding sequence TTGGTCTATCTCGCTGTCGGCATCGCCGGCATGATCGGCGCGCTTGTCCGCTATGGACTCGGTTTGGTTGTTCCCGCCGCCCACGGTTTTCCGTTCGCGACGCTTGTCATCAACTGGACCGGTTCGTTTTCGCTCAGCTGGCTTACGGTGGTGTTCACCCGCCGCCCCGCGTGGCCGCCATGGCTCAAAACGGCGGTGACGACTGGCTTTGTCGGCTCGTATACGACGTTTTCGACGCTCAGCGTCGAATGCGTGGAATTGCTGGAACATAGACAATGGGGTGCGGCGGCCGTTTATATCGCCGCCAGCCTGTTTGGCGGCCTGTTCGCCGCATGGGCGGGATGCGCCGCCGCTCATCTAAAGCGAAAGGAGGAAATGGCGTAA
- a CDS encoding MMPL family transporter, producing MRAIIKGRWFVFAAWIIIATVLMMTAPNMGELVREKGQLSVPDGYSSSLAAKLIKEANSQENKQNERSAVLVFYQKDGLTAGDKQEIERAVNALEEKKNDLHITNIVSPFANPELEQELVSKDGTTMLVSVSIDPAGRTAKQLTDQLYEAVEDVKVEHYFTGGWMVDEDVVTSSLEGVKKTEGITLVFILIVLLAVFRSPVAPLIPLVAVGATYVVSQSVVAFLVDQVNFPLSTFTQIFLVAVLFGIGTDYCILLLSRFKEELAKGGDRAEAIVATYRTAGKTVAASGIAVMIGFAAIGLSTFKLYQSAAAVAVGVAVLLVALMTLVPFFMAVLGEKLFWPVRGKLEHGQSRLWLAAGRFAFARPFLALAIVAVATVPVLVTYDGKLSFDSMEEIGDHYRSVKAFDIIAAHFNPGDAMPTQVVLKGKEPLDSEEGLALIEKISREVETVDGVASVRSATRPTGEPIEELYVTEQAKQLKDGLGAGKDGIEKISSGLETASEKLSSSAPQLKQASSGIGELVTGTERLANGLRQLQSGLSQIEQGVRRGAVGAGELKQGLATLRDHAKKLQEGANQLLGGYKQAEQGLSALGGQYRQIEAGLKAVASQLAAVQTMLEQVEQSHPELSQDAQYQRAKMTVAALSGQTNQMADGLTQLNGALEQARAGLAKANESFAQLAAGQAAVNGGLDQVIAGLGELEAGLTKAADGQKQAVEKLPQFSQGLEQVNGGQRQLLDHFSALGGQLGQLINGLDQSASGLQKVAGGLGAAETYLADLSSAKEKEMAGWHMPKEARESQDFAQAKDAYMSKDRRIVTFDVILKDNPYSTSALGRVDDIRHAVERAVKGTKWEDATIAVGGVTSTYADLQAISNADYERTAAIMLIGIAIVLAVLLRSFIMPLYLILSLVLTYYTSMAVTELIFVNGLGYAGLNWAVSFFAFVLLLALGIDYSIFLMDRFNEYRGRPVKEAMLSAMGHMGTVIISAAVILGGTFAAMYPSGVLSLLQIATIVLTGLLLYALVVLPLFVPVMVRTFGRANWWPFWQLMGEADGLEQQKIS from the coding sequence ATGAGGGCGATCATTAAAGGAAGATGGTTCGTGTTTGCGGCGTGGATCATCATCGCCACGGTGCTCATGATGACCGCTCCGAACATGGGCGAGCTCGTCCGTGAAAAAGGGCAGCTGAGCGTGCCGGACGGCTACTCATCGTCATTGGCGGCCAAGCTGATCAAAGAAGCGAACAGCCAGGAAAACAAGCAAAACGAACGCTCGGCGGTGCTCGTCTTTTACCAAAAAGACGGGCTGACGGCGGGCGACAAACAAGAGATTGAACGGGCGGTAAACGCGCTCGAAGAAAAGAAAAACGATCTTCATATCACGAACATCGTCTCGCCGTTTGCCAACCCGGAGTTGGAACAAGAGCTCGTCTCGAAAGATGGGACGACGATGCTCGTTTCCGTCAGCATCGACCCCGCCGGCCGGACGGCGAAACAGCTGACGGACCAGTTGTATGAAGCGGTCGAAGACGTCAAGGTTGAGCATTATTTCACCGGCGGATGGATGGTGGATGAAGATGTCGTCACGAGTTCGCTTGAAGGCGTGAAAAAGACGGAAGGCATTACGCTCGTCTTTATTTTGATCGTGTTGCTTGCTGTGTTCCGCTCGCCGGTGGCGCCGCTGATTCCGCTTGTGGCGGTCGGGGCGACGTACGTCGTCTCACAGTCGGTCGTCGCCTTTTTGGTCGATCAGGTGAATTTTCCGCTGTCGACGTTTACGCAAATCTTTTTAGTCGCGGTTTTGTTTGGCATCGGGACCGACTATTGCATTTTGCTGCTGAGCCGGTTTAAGGAAGAGCTGGCGAAAGGCGGCGACCGGGCGGAGGCGATCGTCGCCACGTACCGGACGGCGGGGAAAACGGTGGCGGCAAGCGGCATTGCCGTCATGATCGGCTTTGCGGCGATCGGCTTGTCGACGTTTAAGCTGTACCAGTCAGCGGCGGCTGTCGCCGTCGGGGTCGCGGTATTGCTTGTCGCCTTAATGACGCTCGTGCCGTTTTTCATGGCCGTGCTTGGCGAGAAGCTGTTTTGGCCGGTGCGCGGGAAGCTGGAGCACGGGCAAAGCCGCCTTTGGCTTGCGGCCGGCCGGTTTGCGTTCGCCCGTCCGTTTTTGGCGCTGGCGATCGTCGCCGTCGCAACCGTGCCGGTGCTCGTGACGTACGATGGCAAACTGTCGTTTGATTCGATGGAAGAGATCGGCGACCATTACCGCTCGGTCAAAGCGTTTGACATTATTGCCGCTCATTTCAATCCGGGCGATGCGATGCCGACGCAAGTCGTATTGAAAGGCAAAGAACCGCTTGACTCCGAAGAGGGGCTGGCGTTGATTGAGAAAATCAGCCGCGAGGTGGAAACGGTGGATGGGGTGGCGAGCGTCCGCTCAGCGACGCGGCCGACAGGGGAGCCGATCGAAGAGCTGTATGTCACCGAACAGGCGAAACAGCTGAAAGACGGCCTTGGCGCCGGAAAAGACGGGATTGAGAAAATCAGCTCCGGCCTTGAGACGGCAAGCGAAAAGCTGTCCTCGTCCGCGCCGCAGTTGAAGCAGGCGTCATCCGGCATCGGCGAGCTCGTCACGGGAACGGAGCGGCTTGCGAACGGCCTGCGCCAGCTGCAAAGCGGCTTAAGCCAAATTGAACAAGGGGTGCGCCGCGGGGCGGTGGGCGCCGGCGAGTTGAAACAAGGCTTGGCGACGCTTCGCGATCATGCGAAAAAGCTGCAGGAAGGCGCCAATCAGCTGCTTGGCGGCTACAAGCAGGCGGAACAAGGATTGTCGGCTCTAGGCGGCCAATACCGGCAAATCGAAGCGGGGCTGAAGGCGGTCGCCAGCCAGCTCGCCGCCGTGCAGACAATGCTCGAGCAAGTCGAGCAGTCACATCCAGAGCTGAGCCAAGACGCCCAATACCAACGGGCGAAAATGACGGTCGCCGCTCTGTCCGGCCAGACGAACCAAATGGCGGACGGTCTCACGCAGCTGAACGGAGCGCTTGAGCAGGCGCGCGCGGGCTTGGCGAAAGCGAACGAGTCGTTCGCTCAACTCGCGGCCGGCCAAGCGGCGGTCAACGGCGGTTTGGATCAAGTGATCGCCGGGCTCGGTGAGCTCGAAGCCGGCTTGACGAAAGCGGCCGACGGCCAGAAACAGGCGGTTGAAAAACTGCCGCAATTCTCGCAAGGGCTTGAACAAGTGAACGGCGGCCAGCGCCAACTGCTTGACCATTTCTCCGCCCTTGGCGGCCAGCTCGGCCAGCTCATAAACGGCCTGGACCAAAGCGCGTCCGGCCTGCAAAAAGTGGCGGGCGGCCTCGGTGCGGCGGAAACGTACTTAGCTGATTTGTCATCGGCAAAAGAGAAAGAAATGGCCGGCTGGCACATGCCGAAAGAGGCGCGCGAAAGCCAAGACTTTGCGCAGGCGAAAGACGCGTATATGTCAAAAGACCGCCGCATCGTGACGTTCGATGTCATTTTGAAAGACAATCCGTATTCGACATCGGCGCTCGGCCGGGTCGATGATATCCGCCATGCCGTCGAACGGGCAGTCAAAGGGACGAAATGGGAAGACGCGACGATCGCCGTCGGCGGCGTCACGAGCACGTACGCGGATTTGCAGGCGATCTCAAACGCCGACTATGAGCGGACGGCGGCGATCATGTTAATCGGCATTGCCATCGTGCTGGCGGTGCTCCTCCGTTCGTTCATTATGCCGCTCTATTTGATTTTGTCGCTCGTGTTGACGTATTACACGTCGATGGCCGTCACTGAACTCATTTTCGTCAACGGCCTCGGCTATGCCGGCTTGAACTGGGCGGTGTCGTTTTTCGCTTTTGTGCTGCTGTTGGCGCTCGGCATCGACTACAGCATCTTTCTCATGGACCGGTTCAACGAATACCGCGGCCGGCCGGTGAAAGAAGCGATGCTGTCGGCGATGGGCCATATGGGGACGGTCATCATCTCCGCCGCCGTCATTTTAGGCGGAACGTTTGCCGCGATGTATCCGTCCGGCGTCTTGTCGCTTTTGCAAATCGCCACGATTGTGCTGACGGGGCTCCTCCTTTACGCCCTCGTCGTCCTGCCGCTCTTTGTGCCGGTCATGGTCCGCACGTTCGGCCGTGCCAACTGGTGGCCGTTTTGGCAGCTGATGGGCGAAGCGGATGGGCTGGAACAACAAAAAATCAGTTAA
- the crcB gene encoding fluoride efflux transporter CrcB, which produces MTTPLLVALGGFFGAVARYAVSRWAARRSPRFPLGTLIVNLLGSFLLGWLAGSGAADATKLLVGTGFMGAFTTFSTLKWESVQMMQQRQWTKAIAYLAATYLLGGCLAWIGYHVGR; this is translated from the coding sequence ATGACCACACCGCTCTTGGTGGCGCTCGGCGGGTTTTTCGGCGCCGTGGCCCGCTATGCCGTCAGCCGCTGGGCGGCCCGGCGTTCGCCGCGGTTTCCCCTCGGGACGCTGATTGTCAATTTGCTTGGGTCTTTTTTGCTCGGCTGGCTGGCCGGAAGCGGCGCCGCCGATGCGACGAAGCTGCTTGTCGGCACCGGTTTTATGGGCGCGTTCACGACGTTTTCGACGTTGAAATGGGAAAGCGTGCAAATGATGCAGCAGCGTCAATGGACGAAGGCGATCGCTTATTTGGCGGCGACGTACTTGTTGGGCGGTTGTCTCGCCTGGATCGGTTATCATGTGGGGCGATGA
- the sspI gene encoding small acid-soluble spore protein SspI, producing MDLNLRHAIMHNVANNSKDQLENTIEDAIQRGEEKYLPGLGVLFEAIWKRASEQQKDMMLTTLEQAVKQ from the coding sequence ATGGATTTAAACCTTCGTCATGCGATTATGCACAATGTTGCCAACAACTCGAAAGACCAGCTCGAAAATACGATCGAAGACGCCATTCAACGGGGCGAGGAAAAATATTTGCCCGGTCTTGGCGTCTTGTTCGAAGCCATTTGGAAACGGGCGAGTGAGCAGCAAAAAGACATGATGCTCACCACACTCGAGCAGGCCGTAAAGCAGTAA
- the modA gene encoding molybdate ABC transporter substrate-binding protein → MRNLAWLLAFWLLGSLYGCTAGENGRAGEGTDKVELTVSAAASLREALEEAKTAFERKNPNIRIQYNFGASGALQRQISEGAPVDLFFSAAPEPFEKLKTEGLIDPEHEKTVLANELVLIVPKQGDGAVQSLDDITRAKRVAIGLPESVPAGMYAKQTLEKAGLWKQVKPKLVYAKDVRQVLTYVETGNVDAGFVYRTDALVSNNVKIAAAVPSGMHDPIVYPLGVVKTSKHLKEARVFYAYLTSEQALQTFEQQGFRRAR, encoded by the coding sequence ATGCGCAACCTTGCTTGGCTTCTCGCTTTCTGGTTGCTTGGCAGCTTATATGGATGTACAGCGGGAGAAAACGGGCGGGCGGGGGAAGGAACTGACAAAGTGGAGCTCACCGTCTCCGCCGCCGCCAGTTTGCGGGAAGCGTTGGAAGAAGCGAAAACAGCGTTTGAACGAAAGAACCCGAACATCCGCATCCAGTACAATTTCGGTGCGTCGGGTGCCTTGCAAAGGCAAATTTCCGAAGGGGCGCCGGTCGATCTCTTTTTCTCCGCGGCACCTGAGCCGTTTGAGAAGTTGAAAACGGAAGGGTTGATCGACCCCGAGCACGAAAAAACGGTGCTCGCCAACGAACTCGTGCTCATCGTTCCGAAACAAGGGGACGGAGCGGTTCAGTCGCTTGATGACATCACCCGCGCCAAACGAGTGGCGATCGGCCTCCCCGAGTCGGTGCCGGCCGGCATGTACGCCAAACAAACGCTTGAGAAGGCCGGGCTGTGGAAGCAAGTGAAGCCGAAGCTCGTTTACGCGAAAGACGTCCGCCAAGTGTTGACGTATGTGGAAACCGGCAACGTCGATGCCGGGTTTGTGTACCGGACGGATGCGCTTGTGTCGAACAACGTCAAGATCGCCGCCGCGGTGCCAAGCGGCATGCACGACCCGATCGTCTATCCGCTCGGTGTGGTCAAAACGAGCAAACATCTCAAGGAGGCGCGGGTGTTTTACGCGTATTTGACGAGTGAACAGGCGCTGCAAACGTTCGAACAACAAGGCTTCCGCCGCGCCCGCTAG
- the msrA gene encoding peptide-methionine (S)-S-oxide reductase MsrA produces MEKATFAGGCFWCMVTPFEELDGIYGIVSGYTGGHVENPTYEQVKTGTTGHYEAVQITFDPNVFPYERLLELYWCQIDPTDDGGQFHDRGPQYRTAIFYHNETQRQLAEQSKRALEESGRFSKPIVTKILPATTFYPAEEYHQNYHKKNPEHYKQDRAASGRDEFIANHWGTKR; encoded by the coding sequence ATGGAAAAAGCGACATTCGCCGGCGGCTGCTTCTGGTGCATGGTGACGCCGTTTGAGGAGCTTGACGGCATTTACGGCATCGTCTCCGGCTATACGGGCGGGCATGTCGAAAACCCGACGTATGAGCAAGTGAAAACAGGCACGACCGGCCACTACGAAGCGGTGCAAATTACGTTTGATCCGAACGTCTTTCCGTATGAGCGGCTTTTGGAGCTGTATTGGTGTCAAATCGACCCGACCGATGACGGCGGCCAGTTTCACGACCGCGGACCGCAATACCGGACGGCGATTTTTTACCATAACGAAACACAGCGCCAGCTCGCCGAGCAGTCGAAGCGGGCGTTAGAAGAAAGCGGCCGCTTTTCAAAGCCGATTGTGACGAAAATTTTGCCGGCGACAACGTTTTACCCGGCCGAAGAGTATCATCAAAACTACCATAAGAAAAATCCGGAGCATTACAAGCAGGACCGCGCTGCGTCCGGACGCGACGAGTTTATCGCCAACCATTGGGGGACGAAGCGGTGA